From the Helianthus annuus cultivar XRQ/B chromosome 17, HanXRQr2.0-SUNRISE, whole genome shotgun sequence genome, the window TGAAGCTTGcttggatggagaattgatggatGATTGGGGTTTGTGAATGAAAATGGTGAGTGTGAGTGAAggatggagaactagggtttaggATGGTGAATTGGGGATTTTGATGGTGATTCGGTTGTTGTGATGATGATGGATAGATTGGAAATCAAGTGGTAGGTGATAATGGCTCCAAgttgatgttttcaaaactcAATTCTTGTGTAACTTACGAGTTGAAATGAATGAGAGCCAATAGAAATCGAACTAGACCTCACTTTGACCAAAAATCCCGTTTTGCGAATCCaacacccgtcgccgacgggcctgaccccgtcgccgacgggttcccAAAAATGCTTCTTTGGCCGACGGCCTAAGTGACTGGTTACGGGGATTTCTGGCCTACGGGGCTTTCTGGGGCCCGTCCGGGACGGGTATACCCCCGTCGACGACGGCCCCTAGAAATCCAATTCTCCATTTTTCGCTCCTTGCACTCCCGattgatccgtaacgcatcccggtgctccggttttcgacccggttacccgaaaagctccttaaactccatcaaacctgcaaaacacattcttgattaaaagtaggctattcgaaactaaaacttacgtaaacacgttaagttaaacaataacaagcactGGTTTACAACCACGTATCACCCCTCGGGCGGGTGCACTAGTAGTGGTATTTGAATTACCACTTTGATACCTCTGATCGGATCGTGATTGGGATTGAGACTGAGCAAATGCCTCAAAACGCTCTAAACACTCAGCAACTGTAAGAATACCCATCATATGCCCCCCTGCATTAGTATCGAACCTATCACGAGTTTCTTGGGTGAGACTGTTATAAAATTTCTCACATAAAACCCAATTGGAAAGACCATGCTAGGAGCAACGAGCACAAAGGTTTTGGAAACGCTCCCAAGCAAGGTAGTAAGGCTCGTCAGGCTCCATGCGAAAGGAGTGGATTTGATCTCTAAGACGTGAGGCTTTAGCGGCAGGAAATACTTATTCAAAAAGGCTTGACAAAGCCCCGCCCAAGTGGTAAAGGTGTCGGTTGATTGAGAGTCCAATCAAGTAGCCGCACGGCCGGCTAATGAGAATGGGAAAAGCTGTAGGTAGGTGGCATCGTTGGGTGCACCATGAAGGCTAAAAGTAGCTAGCATACGAGAGAAACGGTTGATGTGGGTCGGGGCGTCCTCATCGTCTCGGCCATGGAATTGGATGGTATTGGTGATGGCTTGCATGGCATAAGATGGAATCTGCCATGAGTTTTCGTTGACTATGGGTGGAACGGTGATGGGTGAAGCGAGGCCGGTGAAATTTTGGGTGGCTTGCTGATGGACGGTTTGCCTAGGGTTGGCCATTGGTTCTAAGTTTTCTGAATTACTAGAGGTACTAGAAGTAGGACTATCGGGTGGAGAAACCTTGGGTGAAGTCTTAGGTGAATGGTTTGGCGAAGGTGGTGGTGTAGGAGGTGAGGTGGGTAATGGGGTGGAACCAAAATTGGGGAAACGAGTAGAGGATGAAGAAGTAACTTGAGGGCCTTGGCCCAATTGAGATGATGATTGCTTGACTGGTGGTGGCGGTCTGTGCGAGCGCATATGTGGCATCCACTACAAGCAAAAACCTGAACACAAGAAAAGCAAACAATAGTTACTACGACTCAAGATGAAAATAAAAGACACAAAACAAAGTAAACACGTAGCACGTATTTTTCAATGAAGTCTATCAAAGCTAATGAACgcgattgccaagagtccccggcaacggcgccaaaaacttgatatgtgctaaacagactataaaaattaatcaaattagactctctaaactagacactacaaagctttaattctagactcgacctaaaaccacacaatcggcaagtgtaccgatcaatgtagtataccctaggaagtccggatatcgaaccacaaGACTCTATGTATCACATAAATTTGACTCTAACAGACGCTGACAGACACGGCTTAACTTATTTATATGTTTTAGGGGGGGTTACGAAAAAtctaggaaatctatattaaactactagATTAACTAAAACTAGACTAAAAACGAATTAAGACTGAGGACTTTCCTTATATGAaaacgagaccacctagacaagaatcctggatcatttgtaagagattaccgattaaattaactgcatgaattatggaaccgggatcgtgtgatactaaacctattaagaaccaactaagcccctcgacccttctcaaggagaaacctgtggaactagctaggccgttaatcctaccggttattagacgtcttcccagttgtctaattattgtgtaagtaccctaatgttgacctactctTTCCCAATCATAGACCTAGGGTAGTTTGGAGTgattaatttgacttgatagattaataaaaccgacaggtaaaccaagacatgacctttcccaaggactatctaaagcaattcgccgggtaagacctaccaatagcccttCACTTCCCAGATATCAGGACTAGTATAACACTGagacttagcaaattattacCAGTTACTTCTAGAGATTACCGGCcgattctccctaaagagttaaggttttctaacgtgatatagacactcaccgaaatcctaaaccctaatatgactctatgttgtgatatagaccgtcactaagaatcatatgaagcaaataataacaataaaccgaATCAAAGCACgcatatacatcaaatcattaaacCAAACCGTTTACTAAACACAATTAGTCCATAAAAATCATGTAATTAATAAAACCGGTAAAAACTTTAAgttaatccattcatcaagtctaggtggCTTAAATGTTTAGCCAAGCATACTAAAACGTGAAAGCAAAACAAAGATGTATAAATAAAGAATTCATCATAACAAGTTTCAAGAAAAGAAATCGACAAAACAAGGGATTATAAAACCCGATAGATCCTTCGATTCTTCGCCCTTGACTCGTACCAATGATTCCAAAGCCTTGAGATCTCCGATTGTGCGCCAAGAATGCTCCAAGATTGCCCAAAGATGTCTCTAATTCGTAATTAGGGTTATGTGTGGTTTTTCTTGGGAATTTTCCTCAAAACCCTAGCTGCAACAACATTTTCGACCACACAAGGGCTAGGCGTGACGCGACGGGGGCttggcgtcacgcggcgcctccctcttttgaatattttattactttattatttcCAGCTTTCCAATTCGCGTACGAATCCCGTTTTTACTCCAAACTGCTCGTTTTGACTCGTTTTTCctcactttaagctacgggacctgaaatcaaagcttaacgtcagcagtatcgaaATTCTAACCTAGACTAGACTCAAAATAACcgaaaactgaccaaaatatacactaaaaacaaatgtactttgcagtacatcatcacgcatgttatagaacaaatcacgcaagttgtcgtacgtgaagtacgttaagccgtaatgtacgatatactttttctaatTATATAACTAAAAGGATTAAAATATAGAAAGATTATAACATAAATAAGGCCATAAGCCAACTGAATGAACCAAAGAACCAAATAAGATAACCAAGCCACGAAACAAAAATATATAGAACAATTAAGGGGTTACAAATAACCCCTTTAccataacaaataataaaaaaacccaTATGCAACCATATCAACCAACTGAACCAAAAACATcaaaacaacttagtgaaaacaACCGTATAAAGCCAATCTTCTCAACAAAAAAATAACAAACGTATGAACCGTATAAATGTACGGTCGGAACATAGATAAAGTCCAAAATATACCGTAGATGCAAGTAATGAATAATCATATCAGCCACAGATTTAAAAGAGGGGCGGCAGTCTTGGAAAATTAAAACAATGGTGCGGCAGTAGCGGAGAGGCAGTGGTGCGGCAATGGGGGAAAGGCAGAGGGAGATGGTCGGTGAGAAAGAGGTTTGGCTTCAAAATGAAGCCAAACAAAACAAACCCCAAAGTTAATACTCAAAACAAATACTACAAATTAAGCACATGGTACAACCCAAtacaacataaacaaactaataaaCATGTGGTACAATCCACATATGCACTAACATGTTTCAAATTGATAGTTTTGAagccaaacaaaacaaaacccaaaGTTAATAACCAAAATAGATACTACAAATTAAGCATATAGTACAGCCTAAtacaacataaacaaactaataaGCATGTGATACAAACCACATATACACTAACATGTTTCAAATTGATAGTATATAATAGTTGATTGTAAGACTAAGAATTAAATTTTCTTATATATTGTTATTTTATGTTGGTTGTAAGACTAAGAACTAAATTTTCTTATAtattgttattatatatatatatatatatatatatatatatatatatatataaagctaGGGTACTATTCAATATTAACATAGACTTAGAATTAaactagtagatgccccgccTGCGTTGCGGGGcaatggccgaataattctcaatcaattaaaaaaaagactactataactttgctatgaaaaaaaaaaacgatgataagaccgtaattttggactcagggcaaaactgtaatttttcaggactaatgagccagtGGTAGGCAGCTAGAGTTATGCgtcgcccgcgttgcggggcactaAACAGAGTATTTCTTAGGGTAATAACATATACGCCTTTATGTTGTTTAGTTATACATGCTACGTATAACACGATATCAAAAAAAGTCACATCAAGTTAACCAATTAAAGAAAAACAGTAccatagttatgataaaaaaattaactaaaacgatgacaagcgtgtaacttagagttgggggcaaaacaataatttgtcaggaccaattagcgagtgctagACAGCTGTTTGGcatgaataaaaacaaaattaagtcaacaaagtaaaataaaacactaccatggTTTTGCCAAAGGAAAAATAACGATGATAAGATTGCAATTTTTAGCtgaggtaaaatcgtaattttaaaatggaggtaaaataatattttgaactgagggcaaaaccgtttttttttattttgatatgggggcaaaatcgtaatattttagctgcgggcaaaaccgtaatttttagctaggggcaaaatcgtaatattaaactgggaacaaaatcgtaatttgacaggaCTCTAGTTGAGggcaaaaccatatttttattttggaCTGGGagcaaaattgtattttttaacTGACGGTAAAATCGTACATTTACGCAAGAggcaaaagcaaaattttattttgaatcgagGGCGAAATCTAATTTTACACCTGAGATAAAATTCTAATTTGGCATCACCTATAAATAACTAttatataaaaaatgaaaaaaaaaacaaaacaaaacaaaagtcaaGCCGCCAAAAGTGGCCAATCACCTAGCAAAACTATTACATGACGTCAGCAAAACTTCATAATGTATATGTTGATAATGATAATTTTCTTATAtattgttattatatatataaaaacctatgGTAATATTCAATATTAACCTACAAATACATATTCCATGATGGAAAATATTAACAATCAACCATTGTTCAACCTACAAATAAATTTCCATGCTAGAAAATAGTAATAATTAACCATTGGTCAAAAGAGGTGGCATGCttaattttttttcattgcgtATTTTAACTtaaaatatagagtaaattatCACAATCGTTGTttaggtctgtttgtcagtttcgtCCGAATTGACTTTTTTGTAACAAATAGCTCTTCATCTTTGGcattttttggcattttcatccaaaccactaacttagttaatttttctgttaagttgaaggatatttggatgaatcTGGTAAATataaaacctcagggacgattttggcaatttacgaaaaatttttttaatttatttcatttagttaattttgtcacatatatataaAACAGAATATACATGTAGTTCTTATAAAAagttaatagttttgtcacataatttttataaattgtcatccaaccactaactcagttatttttttctattaaaGTGAAGGATCTTTTAAATTTCATAAAGTAAGACAAAAATTaatgagttaatagccaaaatggtccctgaggtttgctcacttttgccactttagtccaaaatccaaaatctTTAAATCtgagtccctgaggtttgcattttgttgccattttagtctaaatttCAAAAACCTTCTTTTTGTACtgttgcaaccagcctattttgtccttttttgACTAGGTCCCTGGGTTCTTGATCTGGGTTTGTTATAATAActcataaaaatgaccaaaatacccttgcacaaaaggacaaaataggctggttgcaacagtaaaaaagggggtttttgaaatttggactaaaatggcaacaaaatgcaaacctcagggacccagatttaaaaattttggattttgaactaaagtggcaaaaatgaGCAAACCTCATGGACCATTAACTCAAAATTAATTcccaatttatatatatatatatatatatatatatatatatatatatatatatatatataagtattataaaaataaaatctatcagcctctaaattttataaaactaaaatgctaaTGATCTTATAGAAAAAggtaaaataaacaaattttatcatatgtaccaagtttgtaattcatcttctactttTTAAATTCGTTCCTAACAAAAAACAGAAGCCACTGCCCCCCCCCCCATCAAACAATGTATCGTAACCAAACCTTAATTACCCACCAAATAGTAAGTATAATGCCATGAACCAAAAGTTCTTTACTCAAACCACTCGGAATAAATATTAGTTAGTTACCGTCATAAACTTAATtagataaatattttatttctgccaACATATTTCTTAGGtactcaacacatttaaaaaattataaagttttacaatttttttctatctctacactAGATTAAATACTAAAAGTggtaatcgattgttatgtgttgtaTACCATTGATATTTATTTTGTATATcgttttttctttataaaattgatctatataaaaaactggatattaatttctgtcttaatttataaaatttaaaacatccttcaccttaacagaaaaaataaaatGAGTTAGTGATTtgaatgaaaatttataaaaattatgtgacaaaactattattttttttataaaaacggcatatatatgtgaaaaaattaattaattaaaagaaattaaaaagagtttgagtaaattgccaaaatcgtcccttaGGTTTTATATTtttcagtttcatccaaatatccttcaacttaacataaaaagtaaactaagttaatggtttggatgaaaatggcaaaacaTGCCAAAGGTGAAGGGTTGTTTggcaaaaaaaaatcattttgaatgAAACTGGCAAACAGGCTTAAACCTCAGGGTTGATTTTGGCGATTTACTCTAAAATATATTTAAACAATTGAAGCAAACTCATGTATTAAAATGACATATGCTGGAGTGGTTGATGCATTATAAGCAAACTAGGTTATAATTCTATGTATGACACGAGTTGATAAATGTAATGTTTTATAGTTAGTAATaaaaggttgtgttttaaaaaggCCGAAAATAGTGAACCATTGTTATTGGTGAAAAAGGGCAGCAAAAGAGGCGACAtgcttaatttttttaattacgTATTTTAACTTAATATATTTAAACAACTGAAAGCAAACCCATGTATTAAAATGACATGTGGTCAGGGGCAGATTTACAGCCAAGAAGGGGGTTCCTAGGAACCCGTTCAGTTCGTGATTTATAGTGTTACGTCATATACAAAAATCTGAAGGAACCCTTTAGCATTTTGTAAAGGAGCCTTTAACCAAAGGTGTAGTCTGGTCTACTGGTAAAACGCGCGTTTGTTATACTGCTGTTCCCGAGTTCGAGTCGGGTTTAAGCAATTTTTATCGAATTTTTTTGCTAAGGTATATTGAGGCAGCATTGAATTCAGCAACAGCGTCGATGAGATCAGCGATGAAGACGGTTTTTGGTAAGGGGAAGACTTATCATCCTTCGTAAATGGATCTAATGATCATGAGTGATTGAATTGACTATTTGCattttatgttcttgttgttTTCAAATTGTTGGTATGATGTTTCGGTCGATAAGAAATTGAGGAACTATGttttaaatactaaaaatgtcTGAATGATTTGAGGATGTATGTAAAGAAGTTGGTGATGATAATAATGCAAATTGTACACTTTATTTCATGAGTTCTTAGTGCTAAGTAAATCTATGCATCAAGGTGTAAATTTCAGTCGAGCTAATCGGGGTATGTATACATCAGTTTAGATGTTTGGAGGGATTTATCAATTATCACTTTAAAGCTTTGATTTTCTTGTTTCGATATTGAATCCCATAGTGGACATTGGTGTATCGGCTTCATAGTGTGTAAAATGGTGTCTCTCCTTACGAAGGAAGGTTTGAGTCCCATAGTTGGCAATGCTGTAAATTGGAATTAGAATTAGATTGTTGTACAAAAAGCTATATTCCTTAAAAAGTTTTAGAAAGAAAAGTTTAAAATGAATAGGTTTGTGATTGATTAGGTTTTTTGAGCAAATGACAATGTTATTTTCATTATTGTATCGTATTTTTAGTATTTTTATTATGTGATTAACTTTACCCGTTCCGAACCGTCGAACTAACCCGTATTTTTTTAATGTTCCGACATATGATGCGGGAACATTTAAAAAAGTGAACCCCTTAGAAAAAAATCTTGGATCCACCACTGCATGTGGTGGAGTGGTTGACGTAATTATAAGCAAACTAGGTTATAatttcgtgtattacacgagttgataAATGTAATGTTTTACGGTTAGTAATAAAAGATTATGTTTAAAAATGCCGGAAATAATAAACCATTTTTATTGGTGAAAAATGGCGGCAAACTATTGTTATCGATGAAAAATGAGGCAACCAACCAGTAAATACCATGTGACATCCACTAGGTCCTTTATTATTCTTTTAGTTGCTTCATTTTTAATGTTAGTTGAAAGAAAAACTTAGTATTAAAATGGTGTGTGAAGAAGTGCTTGATTTATGCTAAACCTAATGAAGCGACCCGGGTTTGAAACTCGGGAAAGGCAAAGTTTTGCCTTTTTCTTAAAATATTGAATTTAATATCCCTTAATTTTACCCCTTTTTTTCCCTTAACTCGGTCTATGCTACTACTCTTCGACTTTAATAAAGTTACTTTATAGTTCTTAAAGTTTATAAATGCTTTTTCTTTCGACGATCTACGTCTCCAAGTTATCTTATTAAGATTGCGTCATGAATAACATGGACAAGTATGAATAACATGGACAAGTAGCTGAGAAAAAAGCAAAACTGAGAAATATTTGGTTTAACGCCCCGCTACATGGACGGGGAATTCTTTGCTTGTTATCTACAAATATCTATATATTTGCCTGCATTACGAGgtatacttttgattttcttAAATGGAAAGCTAGCTCTACTAATCATTTTTATTGGTGAAAAATGGCGGCAAActattgttattgatgaaaatgaGGCAACCAACCAGTATGTGACATCCACTAGGTCCTTTATTATTCTTTTAGTTGCTTCATTTTTAATGTTAGTCGAAAGAAAAACTTAGTATTAAAATGGTGTGTGGAGAAGTGCTTGATTTATGCTAAACCTAATGAAGCGACCCGGGTTTGAAACTCGGGAAGGGCAAAGTTTTGCCTTTTTCTTAAAATATTGAATTTAATATCCCTTAATTTTACCCCTTTTTTTCCCTTAACTCGGTCTACGCTACTACTATTCGACTTTAATAAAGTTACTTTATAGTTCCTAAAGTTTATAAATGTTTTTTCTTTTGACGATGGTGTTTTCATCTACGTCTCCAAGTTATTAAGATTGCGTTATGAATAACATGGACAAGTAGCTGAGAAAAAAAGCAAAACTGAGAAATATTCGGTTTAGCGTCCCGCTACATGGACAGGGAATTCTTTGCTTGTTATCtacaaatatttatatatttgccTGCATTACGAggtatacttttgattttcatcTTATGTggttagttttatataatatATGAATCGTCGATGCATGTACTTAACTTGGTTAAATCGAGACCTTACAATAGAAAATCGTAATACGTGATTGGAATTTAACGAAAAACATATGTAATCCTTTATCCGTAAAAGTATTGGCTTAGGTGCTGCTGTTGTGGGTCCTGTTTATGTTTGGCTACAGCTCCTCGCTAGCTTTTTATCTCAATAAAATTCACTCGTTCAAAAATCTATCAAAATTAATTCCTAGCTTGTCTCATAATAATAATACCAACGACCTCTTCTTTCCTTGTCTAATTATCTTGACTTTGAGTCAATATTCATATATTTCTCTCAAAGTAAAACACACTTCTAGTGGAATATATGACTTTTGAGTCAATACTAGTATTCGACCATCCAGTGTGAAGCACGTCCAGTGACCAGTGTGAAGCACGTTCATTCATATATTAATCCAGTGTGAAGCACGTCCAGAATTTTAATGCTGTAGTCAAAGTAGTCGTTTGCTAAGGACATTGACTCCTATTGGTCTATGTCACCATATAGTGTTTATACAACAATGTTTGTATTCGAAGTGTAATTAATATGGCCTTGAAAATATTCTCTAGATATTTATTTCTCCTAAAGTAAAACACACTACTTGTGGAAAATGTGACATTGCccaaattttctttttctttttctaaagtAAAAGTACACACTACTTGTGGAAAATGTAACATTGCCTGAATTTtctttttgtgtttctttttttttctttttccttttttaagAAGAGAAAAGGTTAGGCCCTCAAGTATAAATTAGGACACACAACCCATATTTTATAATAACAAGAGAACATGAAAAGGCAAATGAAGTCTTCTTGTTCACACTTGTTTCTTTTTTTATCTCTAGCTCTACTAATCATTTCACTTCCAAAGTTTGCTTCTGCATCTTTTGAAGAAGCCAATGCTCTTCTTAAATGGAAAGCTAGCCTCCAAATTCCAAACAACTCCCTGCTATCTTCTTGGACTCCCCTCCCTATGAATGCTACTACTTCGACTCCATGCACTTCATGGTTCGGTGTAGGTTGCAATGATTATTGGTCCATTTACAGGTTGAACCTCACATCATCTCAATTAAACGGTACTCTTGACCAGTTCCCATTCTCTTTTCTCCACAACCTTTCTCATTTTGAGCTTAGTGTAAATGAATTTTTCGGTCCAATCCCCGCACAAATTTGGCTCCTGTCCAAACTTGTTTATCTTGATCTTTCAGGGAATAAGTTTTCTGGGGTAATCCCACCGGAAATAGGGATGTTAGCCAGTCTTGAAACCCTCCATCTTTTTGATAATAACTTAAATGGTTCAATACCACAAGAGATTGGTCAACTGAGTTCTCTCTCTGAGCTTGCCTTGTATAATAATTCTCTTGAAGGAGAATTGCCTATAACATTAGGCAACTTAAAAAACTTGGGTTACCTATATCTTGATTATAATAAGCTTTCTGGTCAAATTCCAAATGAGTTTGGCAACCTTATCAATCTTGTGGAAGTGTACATCAGTAACAATTTTCTGAATGGTCCTATCCCACCTACCATTGGGAATTTGACCCGGCTTACCGTCTTGTACCTTTTCAATAACACGTTGAATGGTACGATCCCACAAGAAATCGGGAGCCTGGTCTCACTTGAGAGGCTCAGCCTCTTTTCAAATCATCTGTCAGGCCCAATTCCTTCATCATTGGGTAATTTGAAATCTTTGAATCTCCTTCACTTGTACCAAAATCAACTCTCTGGAACCATTCCTACTGAACTAGGAAATTTGAAGTCTCTCACTGCGTTACTACTGAGTGAAAACCAACTCAATGGTTCTATTCCTTCATCACtaaaaaaattgagaaagctaCAGTATTTGTATGTTCGTGTGAACAAATTATCTGGTACTATACCACAAGGAGTACTCGCAAGCCTAGACATGCTCGAGGTAGAAATGGACAATAATCAATTGTCTGGACGTTTGCCTGAAGATTTGTGCCATGGGGGAAAGCTTCAATACTTATCATTAAGTAATAATCATCTCACCGGTCTCATACCAAACGGCCTACGAAATTGCTCCAGCTTAATAAGAGGTCAGTTCAATTTTAACCAATTTAATGGAGATATATCAAATAGTTTTGGGGTGCATCCAAGTTTAGATCTACTCGACATCAGTCATAACAACTTTCATGGGCAATTGTCTCAAAACTGGAGTAAATGCAATAACGTGACAACCTTGTTGATGGGATATAACAACATTAGTGGTTGCATACCACCCGAGTTTGGAAATTTAACTCGACTACAAAAACTTGATCTTTCTTCAAATAATTTGGCTTGTGGGATTCCAAAGGAACTTGGAAAGGTGAAGGGTATGTTGTATTTGTTCTTACAAGATAACAAACTTTCGGGTGTGATACCTCAAGAGCTTAAATCACTTCATAATCTGCTTACTCTCGATCTATCTACCAACAAATTGAATGGGTCAATATCGAGATATATTGGTAAGTGGGAACAAATCTATTACTTGAATCTTAGTAATAACAAGCTCAGCGGAAAAATCCCATCTGAGGTTGGTAAACTAGGTCAACTAAACACACTTGATTTCTCTTGGAATTTACTCACGAAAGAGATACCATCTGAAATTCAAAGTTTGGTGACTTTGGAAAGTCTGAACCTTTCACATAATAGATTATCTGGTTTGATTCCTGATGCCTTTGGTAAATTGCCTGGTGGGATTGATGTCAACTTGTCTTACAATGAGTTGGTAGGTCCGGTTCCCACCTCATTTCCCATCTTCAAAAATTCTACCATACAAGTATTCCAAGGCAATCCAGGTTTGTGTGGAAATGTTACAGGAATGAAACTTTGTGAAAGTCAACAAGTTACAGTGAAGAAAAATAATGATAGCTTTCACTATAGGCTCATCCTTGTAATATTGCTTCCTCTATTCGGGGCAATGTTACTATGCGGCCTCCATGCTTGTCGACAAAAAAAGAAAAGGTCTTCTCCGGTAGAAGTAGGACCATTGGTTGAAAAAAGTAATGATTTTTTCTCGATATCAAATTTTGATGGACGGGCAGTGTATGATGAAATCCTAAAGGTGACAAATGATTTTAATGATGCATATTGTATTGGCACCGGAGGGTATGGCTCCGTGTATAAAGCGGAATTGCAACCAAACAATATTACAGTGGCTGTGAAGAAAATTCATTCTTCATCATCTGACAAAGTTGATCATACGGCTTTCCTTAATGAGGTACGAGCTTTAACCAACATAAGGCATCGGAACATAGTGAAACTCTTTGGATTTTGTTTCCATGCTCGACACTCATTTTTAATTTATGAATACCTTGAAAAGGGAAGCCTCAGATCAATCTTAAGTGCTGATATCATAGCAAAGGAATTAGATTGGTTGAAAAGGGTCAAAATTGTAAGGGCTATAGCTAATGGCTTAACTTATATGCACCACGATTGCTCACCTCCAATAATTCATAGAGACATTTCAGGAGCCAACATCCTTCTTGATTCTGATTATGAGGCACATATATCTGATTTTGGCACATCCAAACTTCTAAAGCTAGACTCCTCAAATTGGACAACAATTGCAGGCACATATGGTTATATAGCGCCAGGTAACTTGTTTTGTTCTATTTAGATATACGTGTGAATGTTGGAACGTTTTTGTATGATTGCTTTTTTTTA encodes:
- the LOC110922030 gene encoding MDIS1-interacting receptor like kinase 2 — encoded protein: MKRQMKSSCSHLFLFLSLALLIISLPKFASASFEEANALLKWKASLQIPNNSLLSSWTPLPMNATTSTPCTSWFGVGCNDYWSIYRLNLTSSQLNGTLDQFPFSFLHNLSHFELSVNEFFGPIPAQIWLLSKLVYLDLSGNKFSGVIPPEIGMLASLETLHLFDNNLNGSIPQEIGQLSSLSELALYNNSLEGELPITLGNLKNLGYLYLDYNKLSGQIPNEFGNLINLVEVYISNNFLNGPIPPTIGNLTRLTVLYLFNNTLNGTIPQEIGSLVSLERLSLFSNHLSGPIPSSLGNLKSLNLLHLYQNQLSGTIPTELGNLKSLTALLLSENQLNGSIPSSLKKLRKLQYLYVRVNKLSGTIPQGVLASLDMLEVEMDNNQLSGRLPEDLCHGGKLQYLSLSNNHLTGLIPNGLRNCSSLIRGQFNFNQFNGDISNSFGVHPSLDLLDISHNNFHGQLSQNWSKCNNVTTLLMGYNNISGCIPPEFGNLTRLQKLDLSSNNLACGIPKELGKVKGMLYLFLQDNKLSGVIPQELKSLHNLLTLDLSTNKLNGSISRYIGKWEQIYYLNLSNNKLSGKIPSEVGKLGQLNTLDFSWNLLTKEIPSEIQSLVTLESLNLSHNRLSGLIPDAFGKLPGGIDVNLSYNELVGPVPTSFPIFKNSTIQVFQGNPGLCGNVTGMKLCESQQVTVKKNNDSFHYRLILVILLPLFGAMLLCGLHACRQKKKRSSPVEVGPLVEKSNDFFSISNFDGRAVYDEILKVTNDFNDAYCIGTGGYGSVYKAELQPNNITVAVKKIHSSSSDKVDHTAFLNEVRALTNIRHRNIVKLFGFCFHARHSFLIYEYLEKGSLRSILSADIIAKELDWLKRVKIVRAIANGLTYMHHDCSPPIIHRDISGANILLDSDYEAHISDFGTSKLLKLDSSNWTTIAGTYGYIAPELAYTMVATEKCDVYSFGVVALEVIMGKHPGELITSLQSLPAEYLLPANVGDSRIPPPSLHAEKLVKSVLIISRDCLNSNPQERPTMRQVSNILAMDDELWIDIPK